The following proteins come from a genomic window of Panicum hallii strain FIL2 chromosome 8, PHallii_v3.1, whole genome shotgun sequence:
- the LOC112903353 gene encoding uncharacterized protein LOC112903353 — translation MSPPITPAVAVPAAFRPPPRPPARVRRRRRHGSVAPAHPPRRCRGSYRAQRLPDVPTADASPCAGIDHLAYRGCKGTSAIFDAASVHCLGIGMQCHDCCVLQRCIAHSSGR, via the exons ATGTCGCCGCCCATCACTCCTGCCGTCGCGGTGCCTGCCGCTTTCCgtcccccgccgcgcccgcccgcccgcgtgcgtcgccgccgccgccacggatCCGTCGCGCCCGCCCACCCTCCCCGCCGATGCCGCGGCTCCTACCGCGCCCAACGCCTCCCTGACGTGCCGACCGCCGATGCCTCCCCGTGCGCAGGGATCGACCATCTTGCATATCGTGGCTGCAAGGGGACAAGT GCAATCTTTGATGCTGCTTCTGTTCATTGTCTCGGCATTGGAATGCAATGCCACGATTGCTGCGTCCTGCAGCGCTGCATTGCACATTCGTCAG GTAGATGA